From Coffea arabica cultivar ET-39 chromosome 2e, Coffea Arabica ET-39 HiFi, whole genome shotgun sequence, the proteins below share one genomic window:
- the LOC113729285 gene encoding transcription factor bHLH113: protein MAGGDDGLEDHDDPLAVGSYSQLLFADEVADDLDPDGCFNFTTSSFSSTPPKMLCFGDENSQDFDFTFEKITAKFAQKSGVTCSDSSSASSTTVNSNITTAISKTNVSSSQKSNKKRNVSGAIGAANDEPVQNSAVGNVAPAGSQKNCKKKKSADNLIETATGYAKVKKEKLGERVIALQQLVSPFGKTDTASVLHEAMGYIRFLQDQVQVLCSPYLQRLPSSPRYLLEKGGECKEGESTKDLRSKGLCLVPVELTLHVAETNGADFWSPAMVNK from the exons ATGGCAGGTGGGGATGATGGACTCGAAGATCACGATGATCCTCTCGCCGTGGGGAGCTACTCGCAACTCCTCTTTGCCGATGAAGTCGCAGATGATCTTGACCCAGATGGCTGCTTCAATTTTACTACCTCCTCATTTTCATCCACTCCTCCCAAAATGCTCTGCTTTGGTGATGAAAATAGTCAAGACTTTGATTTTACTTTCGAGAAAATTACTGCAAAATTTGCTCAAAAAAGTGGAGTGACATGCAGCGATTCATCTTCCGCCTCTTCAACGACTGTAAACAGCAACATCACTACTGCTATAAGCAAGACCAACGTTAGCTCTTCACAAAAATCAAAC AAAAAGAGAAATGTGTCAGGGGCTATTGGCGCTGCCAACGATGAACCAGTTCAGAACTCAGCCGTCGGTAATGTAGCTCCGGCGGGAAGCCAGAAAAATtgtaagaaaaagaaatctgCTGATAACTTGATTGAGACGGCGACGGGGTATGCAAAG GTTAAAAAAGAGAAACTTGGAGAAAGAGTCATAGCTCTCCAGCAACTCGTTTCACCCTTCGGCAAG ACGGATACGGCATCAGTACTTCACGAAGCGATGGGATACATCAGATTTCTGCAGGATCAGGTTCAGGTCCTGTGTTCTCCATACTTGCAGCGTCTGCCTTCCTCGCCCCGTTACTTGCTT GAAAAAGGTGGAGAATGCAAGGAAGGTGAATCAACGAAGGATCTAAGAAGCAAGGGGTTATGTCTTGTCCCAGTAGAGCTCACGCTACATGTGGCAGAGACTAATGGAGCCGATTTTTGGTCACCGGCTATGGTCAACAAGTAA
- the LOC113731483 gene encoding uncharacterized protein has protein sequence MKTSNRQVSPETTTSLIRMKSTHLTDKTVSKVAVLPSLIPCIYDLMALQQSLLYPTKPYLQPYSNKDMETTKLTAHQESMDIWSWICELPDSEDWFTESTSLSYQLTSSKPISNSTQTSIQLRAERTFEPKSEVSLTFSVVFQKYSDSTEAEASTATLWVSDKCHLAQDKPFLPLVLQLLQEIISRSPNAHDSTCPRSQLQKLKPEPIAWILDSHSPESFSSFFHLIFLARLFWICVFDAPSEVGSLYFHSLLAPNLGAFSCKQAPVLRTFFVSGGTDVELCLMRAFGYMLAKSLIFRQVGGLEAGLKALAPSASHRLGFSYATESHGLWILKGYTPVTAMDCVTSNRNPNMHQFPVIEPKESALRYSLGHQQLEAVIQLEYKVEFCDAFIRVHALVDNIRLHVVKLGFKSKESGDDDDVLRNERHFPSRVRVWVGPEIGASYVGGLSLGRSTDNVEREVEIQKIFKGSYGKEIKTPKVKGVARMATRTKMKNWRWDQDVEGNAGIFDGMLCDNTTGKEVATWKPSTGGRENYLAVNSFMRRYAGGNRAFTKSGGVVFAGEDCCGGNGGVGWRLNKEMEGSVLKWRMGGQVWLTYWPSDVKSSYYETKCVEWCDEVDLPLIPAKYR, from the coding sequence ATGAAAACCTCAAATCGACAAGTCTCTCCCGAGACCACCACCAGTTTGATTCGGATGAAATCAACCCACCTCACGGACAAAACGGTCTCCAAGGTGGCTGTACTTCCTTCACTCATTCCCTGTATATATGACCTTATGGCTCTTCAGCAGTCACTCCTCTACCCGACGAAACCCTACTTACAGCCTTACAGCAACAAAGATATGGAAACCACAAAACTGACCGCTCATCAAGAAAGCATGGATATATGGTCATGGATTTGTGAACTTCCCGACTCGGAAGATTGGTTCACGGAGTCAACCTCACTCAGTTATCAACTCACAAGTTCCAAACCAATCTCCAACTCTACCCAGACGTCGATTCAACTCAGAGCTGAGAGAACATTTGAGCCCAAATCGGAAGTATCGCTAACTTTCTCAGTCGTGTTCCAAAAGTACTCTGATAGTACAGAGGCTGAAGCCTCGACTGCTACCCTCTGGGTTtctgacaagtgtcaccttgctCAAGACAAGCCATTCTTGCCTCTGGTCCTCCAACTCCTCCAGGAGATAATCTCCCGTTCACCCAATGCCCACGACAGCACCTGTCCCCGCTCACAGCTCCAGAAGCTCAAACCCGAGCCCATTGCATGGATTCTGGACTCGCACTCCCCCGAATCCTTCTCAAGCTTCTTCCACCTCATCTTCCTCGCCCGACTTTTCTGGATATGCGTGTTTGACGCACCATCTGAAGTCGGTTCTCTATACTTCCATTCATTACTCGCTCCAAACTTGGGTGCATTCTCGTGCAAGCAGGCGCCGGTCTTGAGAACTTTCTTTGTTTCAGGAGGGACCGACGTGGAGCTGTGTCTCATGCGGGCTTTCGGATATATGCTGGCAAAATCATTGATTTTCCGTCAAGTCGGGGGCCTAGAGGCAGGATTAAAAGCGCTAGCGCCTTCTGCATCTCATCGTCTTGGTTTCTCATACGCAACGGAGTCTCATGGGCTGTGGATTCTGAAAGGCTACACTCCAGTCACAGCCATGGACTGCGTAACATCGAATCGAAATCCTAATATGCATCAGTTTCCCGTGATTGAACCCAAAGAATCTGCGCTAAGATATTCTCTGGGACATCAGCAGCTGGAGGCTGTTATTCAGCTGGAGTACAAAGTCGAATTCTGTGATGCGTTTATCCGAGTTCACGCACTTGTGGACAACATTCGCCTCCACGTTGTAAAGCTAGGATTCAAGAGCAAGGAGTCGGGCGATGATGATGATGTTTTGAGAAACGAGAGGCATTTTCCATCACGGGTTCGAGTTTGGGTTGGGCCCGAGATTGGGGCCAGTTACGTGGGTGGTTTGAGTTTGGGCCGGTCTACGGACAACGTGGAGAGGGAGGTGGAAATCCAAAAAATCTTCAAGGGCAGTTACGGGAAAGAGATAAAAACACCCAAGGTGAAGGGGGTGGCAAGAATGGCAACgagaacaaaaatgaaaaattggagGTGGGACCAAGACGTGGAAGGAAATGCAGGTATTTTTGATGGGATGTTATGCGACAATACAACTGGAAAGGAGGTTGCCACGTGGAAGCCGTCTACTGGGGGCCGTGAAAATTATCTTGCGGTGAATAGTTTCATGAGAAGGTACGCGGGAGGGAACAGGGCGTTTACCAAGAGTGGAGGGGTGGTGTTCGCCGGCGAGGACTGCTGCGGCGGGAATGGAGGAGTAGGGTGGAGATTGAACAAGGAAATGGAAGGGAGCGTGTTGAAATGGAGAATGGGTGGTCAAGTTTGGCTAACTTATTGGCCAAGTGACGTAAAGAGTTCATATTATGAGACAAAATGTGTTGAGTGGTGTGATGAGGTAGATTTACCTTTAATTCCTGCCAAATATAGGTAA
- the LOC113728446 gene encoding LYR motif-containing protein At3g19508 codes for MVCSKMQKALRAYGEVLRLIRRLPQDTRGYYAKYARENFVNYRDVDPKDTQAIHELLQRTYAHSLWVLNKYSVDQSVAEKLKGVCEA; via the exons ATGGTTTGTAGCAAAATGCAGAAAGCTTTAAGAGCCTACGGGGAAGTGCTGAGGCTAATTAGGCGACTTCCGCAGGACACTAGAGGTTACTATGCCAAATATGCCCGCGAAAACTTCGTCAACTACCGAGATGTCGACCCAAAAGACACCCAAGCTATCCACGAACTCCTCCAACGCACTTATGCCCATTCCCTCTGGGTCCTTAACAAG TATTCAGTGGATCAATCCGTGGCTGAGAAGCTGAAAGGTGTCTGTGAGGCTTGA